The following are encoded together in the Lasioglossum baleicum unplaced genomic scaffold, iyLasBale1 scaffold0098, whole genome shotgun sequence genome:
- the LOC143219918 gene encoding uncharacterized protein LOC143219918: MEQQDGNATLEKKQIKIKMLQINLNHCKNAQELLTQSTEQYGIDIVFISEPWSPPSYWLNDGHKCASIWIPQPTNKFKSIKSLYKSKGIVAVQLDDYTYISCYFSPNISLEAYTEGISELERFLDTIRVDKCIITGDFNAKSPAWGSNKLDDHGTIVMEMSNNFGLIPKVSSGSHTFERNGHCSTIDIILCGTIAYNYITSSHILEDYTASDHRYLKHVLTMDTTNNTRSISGTKKRGMVVESGNRCLEKSFHQLSSSITESSY; this comes from the exons ATGGAACAGCAAGACGGTAACGCCACCctagaaaaaaaacaaattaaaattaaaatgttaCAAATAAACCTCAACCATTGCAAAAATGCCCAGGAACTTCTCACCCAGTCAACAGAACAATATGGGATAGATATAGTTTTCATCTCCGAGCCTTGGTCTCCCCCATCGTATTGGTTAAACGACGGACATAAGTGCGCATCAATCTGGATACCACAACCTACAAATAAATTCAAAAGCATTAAAAGCCTGTACAAATCTAAAGGTATTGTAGCAGTTCAACTAGACGACTACACCTATATTTCATGCTACTTCTCCCCTAATATAAGCCTTGAGGCCTACACTGAGGGAATATCTGAACTGGAGAGATTTTTAGATACAATCAGAGTAGACAAATGCATCATAACTGGCGACTTTAACGCCAAGTCTCCGGCTTGGGGATCAAATAAGTTAGATGACCATGGAACAATAGTAATGGAAATGAGCAATAACTTCGGCTTGATACCAAAAGTTAGTTCGGGTTCACACACCTTTGAGAGAAACGGACACTGCTCTACAATTGACATCATACTTTGCGGAACAATAGCATACAACTATATTACCTCCAGtcatatattagaagattaTACGGCCTCCGATCACCGCTACCTAAAACACGTATTGACAATGGATACAACAAACAATACTAGAT CAATCAGTGGAACGAAGAAAAGAGGTATGGTGGTGGAATCCGGAAATCGCTGCCTTGAGAAGAGCTTCCATCAACTCTCGTCGAGCATTACAGAGAGCTCGTACTAA
- the LOC143219919 gene encoding uncharacterized protein LOC143219919: MTGAAWTNSSTEHHFEALGTFATVYQAELHAILRCTQEINERQEEGKAYLICTDSQAALKTLMRATFTSKQARNCHEVLNEIGTRNQITLTWVPGHTGIIGNEIADQLANRGSDTIPIGPQPIIGIPEADYLQAIKKWKKETSAKKWSETEGLRHSKEIIGEEPSFQQQAAFIEKNRRATKIITGIYTGHETLNLHLQRIGRRDTKECELCREVDSEETSIHLLTECPATTRTRLRILGDHTPNRQDIKKIPLNKLLKYFETINPWKY, translated from the coding sequence ATGACTGGAGCAGCCTGGACAAACAGCTCCACGGAACACCACTTTGAAGCATTGGGCACATTCGCGACTGTATACCAGGCAGAACTACACGCCATACTAAGATGCACTCAGGAGATAAACGAAAGACAGGAGGAAGGTAAAGCATATCTGATATGCACAGACAGTCAGGCAGCACTGAAAACCCTGATGAGGGCAACCTTCACATCAAAACAAGCTAGGAACTGCCATGAGGTATTAAACGAAATAGGAACAAGAAACCAAATCACACTAACATGGGTACCAGGCCACACAGGTATAATAGGAAACGAAATAGCAGACCAACTAGCCAATAGAGGGTCAGACACGATACCAATTGGACCTCAACCAATAATCGGGATTCCCGAGGCAGACTACTTGCAAGctataaagaaatggaaaaagGAAACTAGCGCTAAGAAATGGAGCGAAACAGAAGGCCTAAGGCACTCAAAAGAGATAATAGGAGAAGAACCCAGCTTTCAACAACAAGCAGCATTCATAGAAAAGAACAGAAGAGCAACCAAAATAATCACAGGAATATACACGGGACACGAAACACTCAATCTACACCTCCAACGAATCGGTAGACGAGACACTAAAGAATGTGAACTATGCCGAGAAGTAGACTCGGAGGAAACGTCTATCCACCTCCTTACGGAATGCCCAGCAACAACAAGAACTAGACTCCGAATACTAGGAGATCACACTCCGAACCGACAAGACATAAAGAAGATACCACTGAACAAATTACTCAAATACTTTGAAACAATCAACCCGTGGAAATACTAA